The window GACACGCCGGTGTCCAACGATCGCGAATTGTTCTTGGAGAGCTTCGAGGGCGGCAGCTTGACCCGTTCGTGACGCTTGCGCAGGTGTTGCAGAGGCATGGGATCCAGGGAGCGGGACTCCCGCAGCAGCATCTCCGCTGCCGAGTCGTCCTCGTGATCCCCCAGCTGTGGCAGCTGGGCGGCGCTGATGATTCGGTGCGGACGCACCATTGCCAGCGGCTTGTGCAATGCATTCGGCTGGCGAACTAATCCAGATCCAGAACCCGATCCTGATCCCACTCCTCCGTCCATATCACAGTTCGTTTCGTTTGTTTCGGAATGATTCAGCGTGCTGAGCGAGGCCTGCGCGGATTCGAGGAGTGCTCCGCCCACAAAGTGTCCATTAATGGATGGTCGTTCCCGTTCCCGATCACGATCCCGGTCTCTGTCCCGTTTGTTGATCATGCGCGGGGAGTCTCGCACGGATCCCTGGAGACTGTACGTCGACTCCACGTCCGCCGGTCGGGGTACACTACTTTGGCGACGAGATCCGGTGCCGCAGAAGTGCATGGCCTGGATGCTGGGCTGCCGGGAGTCGGGATTCAGCTTGGGACTCTTCCGGGGGCGACTGAACAGCGGCGGTGGCATGTCCATCATGTCCACCGGCTTCTTCTGTATCGCATTCTCATTGGCTCCGGTCAGCCACCAGGTGACGACCTCGCCCTTGCCCTTCATGTTGACCAGACCACGTTTCTCAGTGATGTAGCCGCCGCCCAGCTTGTCCAGCGCCAGCTTGCACTTATTGGAGATGTGGATCTTGAGGGCCTCGCCATTGCTCTCCATGCGGGACGCCGTGTTGACGGTGTCTCCGAAGAGGCAGTACCTGGGCATCGTCAGGCCCACAACTCCGGCCACCACCGGGCCCGTGTGCATTCCGATCCGCAGCTTCAGGGTCTCCTTGGGCCGGTGGGCTATGCGGTGCTGCTTTACCGCCTGCAGCAGCTCCAGAGCCATCGAGGCAATCTCGCCCGCATGACGATCCCCATTCTTAATGGGCAGACCCGAGACCTACGAAGAGGATCCTCATTAGCGTCAAGTTAAGGGCACATCGGAGGACCATGTACTTACCACCATGTAGGCATCGCCTATGGTCTCCACCTTGTACACATCATAGCCGCGTATGATGCGATCGAACACTGTGTAGAGATCATTCAAAAAGTTAACCACCTGCAGTGGTGTGCTCTCCGCCGACATGGCGGTGAATCCAACAATGTCGCTAAAGTATATAGTGACCTGCAAAGGACGAAAACACCCataaattatatgaaatatGAAGTTTTAGGTACAAGTCCTACCAAATCATATGACACCGGCTCCACGCCCTGGCCCATGGTCAGTTTCTCGGCCACCGACTGAGGCAGCATGCGGTGGAGCAGGTCCTCGGTCTTCAGCTTCTCCTCGCACAGGAGGCGAGTACGCTCGGTAACGATGTCCTCCAAGTTGTTGGCATACTTCTCCATCATCTCCATCATTTGGTCCATGATGTTTTTGGTCTTACCTCCGCGCATTTTCTTCAAACGATtgctataaataaaataaattatttttatattttttatatttaatttttaatagagaATCAATTACCGTATGGCACTAAAGTCGGGCCGTTCCTCTGGCTCTTCGGCCCAGCACTCCTTGATGCAGGCCAGCACATAATCCGGACAGGACTCAGCCTCAATGATGGACTCCACCTCCGGCCGGAACGGATCCTCGCCCTCCATGGGCACTCTCATAACAAAGTCCACAATCTGCTTTGGTTCAAAGTTGGTTTGTCCGAACGGACCCTTACGACTAAATATCTCGTACATGATGATGGCGAATGCATAGACATCGCCCTTTTGGCTGCCATGGATGTGGTTGCGGAGCAGTTCCGGAGCACGCCACAGTTGGTCTGGTAATTGGAGATTAGggattagttttttttttttacaacagAGACTGAAAACATACTTCTGTAATGCTGATGCTCCCCAATGGACTCGTTTTCGGCACACTGTCGCAGCTCATGGAGTCCAAAATCGGTGACTTGGAGCATCCAGCGCGAGGTGACCACACAATTCGAGGATTTGAGGTTGCCATGATAGATCAGTTGGGAGTTGTGGATGTAGATCATGCCCTGATAGGTATAGAAGATTAAAATAAAGTAGCCTTAAAGGCTAACCAATCCAAACTCACCTTGATGAGGTCATGGATGAGGGAGGCAATGAACAGATCATCCAGCTTGATGTCCTCGTTCTCGATGATGTCGTACAGACTGCCTTTGGCACAGAAATCGGTGACTAGCAGGACGCGGGTGGGCTCCACGCAGGCGCCAATGAAACTGTTGATATTATCGTGGCGCAGTTCCCGCAACAATCGCATTTCCTTCATGATTTCTCGGGAGATGTCCCGCTTCCTCGGGAACTTGAGCTCCTTAATCCGGACAACAGCGCCACGCAACTGTCCGGTGGAGGTCACAAACTGGTTGGTCCAGCGGGAGCCATAGCTCTGGGCGCTCATCAAGCTGACCTAGAGGAggatcaaaaaaaaaagttaattctGAATATAAATGAAAGAAATCTCTCAAAACTTACCTTGCTGGGTGAGGAGACAATGTCATTGCCCGTGTAACCCTTGATCTCGTTTGAATCAATCTTCCAGAGCAAGCCCTCGATTTCCAGCTCTATCTTCCACTTTCGATAGATGCTCATGGTTATCACTCCGGAGCAGAAGAGCAGGACCCCTAGAACGACGGCTGCCACCGTGGAGGTGTAGTGGGTGTCGTCCTTTTTGCAAAGCTCGTTGGCAAATCCGCACATCGGCTCATCCGTGGGCTTCTCTCCGCCCGAGGGCCAGTCTATGGAGCCATTGATCAGCTTGTACTCCTATTtaggccaaaaaataaaagagattTTCCCAAAAATGCAATGAGTTAAGACTGACATCGTTCGGGGTCAGCAATATAAGCGGAAACCGACTAAAAGAAAAGGCAAACTAAAAAAGAGAAGACGACTCACTCACTGGAAGATTGTCGCCTTGGTGGAAGTAAGCCACGGGAACCATGTGGTAATTGCACTGGATATTGTTGGAGTTGTTCCACTTGTGGGGCTTGTAGGCCAGAACCGAAAAGTTGCCCTCCGAGTCGCCATACTGATCGATCTTAATAGTGGCTCCAGTGACACCTGTTGAGGATttcaattgaaattatttatatttttgtaagaAAGCACTTTTAACTCACTCATATAAGTACGATTTTTGATGATGGTGTCGATCACTCGAGTTCCATTGCTGGCCACTTCGAAGATAACGTCATCTGTGAGGATACGCGTCTCCTGGCGCAACAACTTGTCCACTGCCCAGGCATATAGCTTCACGGAGTCGTACAAATAGGCGGCATAGATCGAAACAAACtaacaagaaaaatataacaatAAAGTAATTCAATTGTAAGGGTTCTAGTAGCACCTACCTTgctcaatttatttttcacaaaCAGCTCGGGtatattgaaattaaatggCGGCTTGGCACTATAATTCTGCACCTGATCCGTGAACTGCTCATATCCTTTGGTGGGCGGAGTGGAAGCCACGACGAGCAAGCTGCGAGCCAGTTGGTTGAACTTCTCCGTACTGTGACAATGGGCCATAACATCGATTTGATCCACTTTGCGCAAGTACTTTTCTGCCTCTCTAAGAAGTAAATTTATCAACTTATAGTAACTTATCCgtttaagtaaaaaaatatatagtacCTCTCGGAATAGACCATCATATCCACAAAAATCACCATGTACTCCCCTCGGGTAAATAGGCCAGCCGTCTCCATGGAACTCATAAAGTCAACCAGACTATTGGCTGCTCCCAGAAAGACGTAGATTCGAGTGCGATTCATGGTGTTTTGTACCAGCTAAAGTTAGAGTTTAGttttaaatgataaattactaaattaatatatatattattagcgAAAAACCCACCTGATACCAGTATCCTGATCGACAGCAGCTCAGCATCTTCTCACAGCATTTGGCGCGATTATCGATGAAGGACAGTTGGTGGTTGACGGTCATGTTCCTTTCGGTGGCCTGGTCCTTGAGCAGATCCGCCACCGGTCCCCACACATCCTCATAAAGAATGGAGAACTTGTTCCAGGCATAGTAGCGCAAAAGGGCCAACAAAGACTTCACAAcctaaaaataagtaaaatagCCAGAggatttagcaataaaaacttttCGAACAAATATTGTTTTTGATAAAGTAACTCCCTTAATGGTTTAAGTTTCTATGAATGAAATAGTGCACATTCTATTCCCTTTTATAAAGTTGGAAAAAACTAAGTAAAGCCACTGCTGCTTGTTTAGTGTTTACGGACATAATTTTTGCTCCCTCCTACCAGGTTCATCCTGTTTTCTGTTGCACTGGTTTAAGGATAATCCAAGGCTAAATAGCTGTCCCTATGGAGCGACAAAGCCAACGAGAGAATGGCAACGCAAAGCTCACAAATCCCTTGGCAGCACCTATGTGGGAAATCCTCGCTCCTAACTCCACCCATCCACCTGTCACCCCAAGCAGACCCACCCACCTGTTGCTCTATTTGAACTCACCTGCGTGTCGGGAGGCTCTGTCCGGGCGAATGTCGGTATAGCGGATGCACGGTACTCTGCACATTTCTGTCAAAGAGAAAACGgggaaaaataagaaatttaaAGTCATATAAAAACACGATGCGTTAAATTGGCTGCTGGTATTTTGTGGGCGGCAGTGGGAGAGGTGTCATAAATCAGATGCCTCGGTGTACTACGTCGGAATACGTACATAGGATATCATTGGAATGTTGCGGCTCTGAGAGACTATGGCCTCCACATAGCAGGGTCCTTCCGGTCCGAAAATGGTGGCGACGCCATCGCAAATCATCTCGGTGATGGCTTTGGTGGCCAGTACCGTTTCGCCCTTGGTGTCATTCCAGCGCAGCTGCAGCGTAACATTTGGTAACAGATTGGGATCTTTGTTGACCTAACAAGGAACCGAAAAAAGGTGGTTAGAGAAGTGTTGTCTTTTCACCTTTAACTTCTTGCCATGAAAGGTCTgaaaattacgtatacgacaCGTGCTACATTTGGAActaaaactttaaattttaaatcaaaattcgTCGGAATTCTTTTGACATATTGCTACTGCTACTTTGGCAGGCAAGGATTCATGTCAAGATGGGACGAACTTACCTCATCCAGGGCCATAGTCAGCGCACCGGATATGGCCAATCCCTGGCGCATGCTGAGGTCGCCAGTGAGGGCCGTCAGATAGCCGACGGTGAGGACGGTGGGGTGATTGCTACAGTCGCGAACTGCCACCGACAGCAAGAGTAAGAGACTAAAGGGCCAACGCGTCATGGCCCCTTAGGCCGGGGCCGTTCAGCGCGACGCCTATGGGTCCCAACAGATTCTCACACTGCAACAAGAGAGTAAAGACAAAACGATACTTTAGTTGGAGTAGTTAGTAGCTAGAGTCCTGTGTCCAAAGTATATTAGCCTCGAATTCCATTGAAATGGCCAAGGACACTGGGCAGCAGCCCCTTTGCATAATAAAAGAGCATGTTTGACAAAGGCAAACACAAATGGAAAACAGAAAACATCGCCATTCCTGGCATCCAGAACGCATTTCAGGCACTTGGCACGCTTCAGATGAATGAACTTGGGAGGCGGAAAGAGGGTCAGAGATGTTGACCAAGTACACACAGAAAAATAATCcttttttataaatgtttgatgtgcatttaattaattttcattaattttattagcCAAACATAGGCTTCAACCAATCCAGTTATGAgtttaaatattccaattagATTACCTTTTTTGCCCATGGTTCTATTACataaaataggaaaaaaataaagttttttaatttggttttttACTGTTTTTGTGTATTAAGCAAGAGCACTACTGGGAGTTCCAGTTGCCAAGGATATGGACTGAAATGGCGTTTGAAGTGCCTCCGGAATAGGATGCCCTGCAAGTGGTGCCACCGGCCAGGAAATGTCAAACGCTCCAATGATGCTATCCTCTCTCCATTATCAGTGACCCCATCGGCCACCACTTTAATTAAAGTCTTTAAGGTTAATTTAAACCCATTTGGGACAAATCACTAGCCCAACAAGACTAGGAGTCACTGTTTCCCAGGACTCTCTCCACGTGCCCTCCCCCTTTCCAATGCCATTCATTATGCATGCATTGATTTTGCCATTATGCAATTTCGTTTGAGGTATTAACTTGATATCACTGATTATTTTGTTCCTGGCATTTGTTTTCCATTCATGCGCCATATCCTGCCACCCATCCTCTTCTGGTAGTCTCATAATATCAGCCAGCTTGTTTCAGCGAAAGCGCATTCCACCAGATTGGATTACGAAAGCGATGTGGCGGGAAAAACAAGGGACATGTGGCGGAAAAGTATAAAAACATTGGTCATTATCCTGATTTATTCATAACATTATTATGCTCTTTTTAATCAGGGACATAAATTCTGAGAAGGATTCATTCGAAATGAGGTGTGAagttatttattaaaagataataataattggaAAATGTCTTATAAACAAAACCAATTACCTAACAATTCGCATTTCTGTCAAACAAAAGtttgaagaatttaaaaacaatttcttCGCACAACCATTAGATAGCAACCTCTAAAAAAATCCCCTAAATTCCAGGAATTACAAGATAAGCTATACTAGAAGATATCTGAAGAGACTCCACTCTTTTTGTTGCCATTTAATGTGGCCCCAAGAACCGGCAATCTTTCGAGAACCCCAATCTCAATCAACAACAAATCGACAAAATGCTCTACTCACGCCACCATAAATTAGCATTTCCGACACACTTCACatatttgtttcttgaatttatttttgtttcttttcgccagttgtttattttctgtgttttctatttttttccgTTTTATTTTCGCCAATGTTgcaatttaaaattagaacTACTTGGCCGGGCTGGCTAATTTTGGGCGCCACTGTTAAATATTTGCGCAGCATTTAGATACAATTGTGAAACGCGCTTCCACGAATTCACCGAAACTAATGGCATTTAAATTTAGTAAGAGATTCACCCGTTTTGatgaaaatttcattttccaAGAATTCAGATTATCGGCTTAGTCCAGAACCAGAGtgtgaatttaaaaaatgtggCAAAAAAACAAGCTAAAAGCTTAGCTCCATTACTCTATCAAGTTACTCATCCATGAATAAATTTTGTGATTTAGACATGGAATTTCCATTTACTTTATTGGGCTTATGTAAGAAGAACTATGTGGGAGGTAGCGCTTAAAAGTGATTAATTGTAAAGCTGTTGCCAAGTGGCTTTTAAGATTGAATGCAAATGGGTAATAGATTGCATAAATACATGTATCTTAAAGATGCATGacttaataataaatcaaaatatacAAGTTAAACTGATTTGAAGTGAATTCGAATCGACCACTCGCCCTTTTCGAAATATGTCAGGGTGGTGGGTGTTAGTGTGTGCCGTGCTCAGATAGACTCCTGTCGGTCTCAAATCTCACATCATGTTCGTTATTTGTCAGTTGTTGGTCTagaaattttttgttttaccgATTCGAAAGTTTTCACCTTTAACCCGTTGAACATTCCTCCGGCAAAAGAcactcaaaattcaatgtttgCTTGAAATCGATTACCCGTTCTTAGAGTGTACTGGTGTACAGGAgtcgctgctgccgcaagtCCGACCGCATCCGCGTCCGATTCTGTTTCTCGACCTGAATCCGATTCCCAGTTCCCGTTGCTGACCCGACGCTCTTTGGAATCCCGTGGGGATTCCAAATCTACGTTCGCCTTGAAGACGAGGACCCAGCCGAGTACACGGAAATTATGTGACAGCTGCATTTTGGGGACAGCGCCAGGGCCGGGTTTACCACTGGGccgcaggagcagcaggatcAGCCGGAGATTGCAGCGACGCAGGACAACGTACGTCCTGAGGAGTCCGAGGAGCAGCAGCCGATCCACAGGCGCAGGCGAACGGATCAACCACCCCGGCACCAGCACCATGGCCATTCACGAGCAGATCGACAACCTGAACATCTGGTGGTTTCCGCGTGACTTTTGCCAGTCCCGGTTCGGTGAGTTCCAGCAGAGCGGCACCAACTCGTGCACCCTCATCTCCCTGATACTGGCCGACAAGGTGGCCAAGGCGGAAAGGTTCTACCACCGGGTCTCCGATCTGCCGATGCGCGGATGGGAGCTCTTCGGCAATGCCATGAACGATGGTAACAACGTCTACCACAATGTGATCACAGCGAATACCCCGCAAGCGCGCAACCTCAACCTCAATATACCGGATGCTATTGCGGCTATACGGTCGCAGCACAAGATGAACTTCCGGCTGGAGGAGTGGTTCTACACGCACATGGAAGCCGATCCCACCAATCCGATGTACAACAGGAATGTGGCCGTGCAGCTGTCGAGGATCTTCCAGATCACATTGCAGGTGTTTCAGCAGGCGGGCGGTCGGGACATGCCATCGCACCTGTTTGCCGCCATCATCGCTGACAGTCGAACTGTAATGGTCACCTTCGATTTCCGGGCCTCCATCGTTGCCCTCTTCGACTCCCATCAACACGGGCGGGATGCGGGGGCTGTGTTCGCCCAGTGCACGCTCCAGAACATGGACGACTTGCTATTCTGGTTCATTAGCATGCTGCACAACGTCTACTCCAGCCGGCCCTCCCTCTTCGAGATCTCGTTCCTCAGCTCCCAGCCCGGTGTGGCCAAGAGGATACCGCCGGCCATCAAGAAGATCGCAGGGGAGTTAAAGAAGCCGGCCAAAATGAACATTCCCAAGCCAATGAACTAATTCATCGCCTCCATCGATCTCCGTTCATCCCATCCAATACACTGTCTAAGCTCGGGTTAAAGCTTCTTGGTCATGTGAAACTAAATTCAGTGGACCTATCAGGAtcaaaaaactttacaaattTATAGCCAAAATGCATGTCATTCGGCCGTCGATATCCACCAAATTCCAAATTCAAAATAGACCATCAACCAATAAATAATGAACATAATTTAGGggagtttattttttagaggaATATTTGAGAAGGGATATTATATTGGGGGATATTATATTGTGGGATATTGGTGGATATTATATTGGAGGATATTTTATTGGagggatattaaaaaaagttttcctAAAGGGGAGTTTAATTCTTTGAGGAGGGATATTATATTGGGGGATATTATATTGGGGAGGATTTTGTATTGGGGGATATTATATTGGTGGGCATTATATTGGCGAGGATATTATTGATATTGGAGGGATATTAAAAAAGGTTCCTTTTTCTTCTAAAGCTTTTATGTATTAAGAAATAACCACAGACCCACAAACCTCAACCAGGAAATACATGTTTTTCCCGCTATTTAGACTTATCTTAGACTTGAGatcaaaatatttcattctgAATCAAGTTTCTGAAATTCCTAAAAGCCTCCAAGCGGTTATCTGGCACTTTTGGCACAGCTGTCGAGGGAACTGGAAACTATTTAATTATGAATTTATGCACCAACAAACGTGTGTGTCTCTTTCagtgtttattatttctgtTGCCTAATTACACTTGAGTAAACAATTGATTTAAAGACTCGAACATCTGCGTGGGGGATTTTTTGACTTAGTTGTAGTGGGACTAACTGGGAATGGGAATTTGTTGGAATGGGGGGAGGGGTTGAACGGGAAATGGGTTTTCACTAACGGAAGAGTAAAAGTTGAACTTTGTAACGGGAGTACTGAGGCAAGGAACGCATGGCCGTATGGGTACATAAGTATAATATATAGCGCGTGTGGCTTGGCGTATATTTTTTCTCGGCTTCTAATCAAAATGagttaaataaacacataacGTAACCTATTAAGAACTTAGTACGTGacaacaatttaaatatttataaagtaAACAGAGAGCCAAAGAGCACGGAAGAGCGGGAGAGAGAGACCGAAGTCTAAAAATAGAATCACATATCGAAGAAAATATGAGAAAAACAAATCGAAAACTGAGGCGCAAGTAAGAAAAAAGAACAACACTAGACGGATACGTGATAAAACATTTAACGGACAgccatagaagaccaaaatgGAGAATGAGGAGCAGCTGAGAGGAATTACTAGAGAGTGGGAGAGCAGTGCAGTTCATTTGTaatcaacaaacaaacaaatcgaCAAACAGCTTCAGTTgtgtaacaaaaaaatatcgcGTAGCCGCAACGTGGGACGCCTTAGCACTCTCAATGAGCGGCCATTCTCCTCTCTCTCCATCATCTCTTTTTCTCTCCCGCTCTGGGTGGCTCTCGGTCTCTCGGTCTCTCTGTTTTTCTTCTCCTCTTTTTAGCGCAACaagttgcagttgcattttATGGGGCGGGGAACCGCCTATATTGCACTTTTCGAACCGTTTCTTCTGAAGTTGTTTCTGTTTGtcaagtgtgtgtgtttgtgtgtggtAGTGAGTGTGTGGCAGTGTGTGTGTTCAACGTCTGGTTGTCTAAAAATACAACTGGCGCACTAAAAATAGAAACCAGACGCAAACACGACAATCCATTGGCCAGTGTGGATAAACCCCACGACATTACGTATTTTAACAAACAAACATCACCAAGGGGGGGCTTCCCCCTGGGGCCGGGGGGAGTACAGATTTTTTTCAGAAACCTGCAATGTCTGACGGGGGGAGGGAATGGGATGGGATGGTGGGGCGAGCAGTGCGAGCTCGTatggaaacaaaacaaataatacAGACGtaaacacacagacacactgCTACACGAAATGTGCGTGCCACAGTCGTCAGACGTCGACAATTGTCATCGACATCCACATCATTGACTCACTGCCGGGTTTACTTACTACTACTATATAACTCAGACTGATACTCGCTCGCGCCATGTCAGCCCCCACCCCCTCACCAGCTACCCAGTCTTCTCGTCCGACTCTGTTGCAATTTTCATTTCCAAGCGCGTGTTTggcttttgattttattacatGATTAAAATGCGATTTATATGGCCCGGAGATGCTCAGCACATTGGGATAGGTTAAAGTGCTTACTTTATACCTCGCCTTCCGGATATAAACATAGTGGAGAATAGTACAGCTTAAAGATACTTCAAACTGAGAAATAGAGATACTATTCTCACACAAAATCCCTAAATAATTAATAGAAAATTCTTCCAACAGCATCTGCTTAATTCTTAAACCAAAAGCCTTTCAACAATTTCCAATTCCTTGACGTGATTCTATTTATTTTCGATTTACGAGTATTTGTTATTTGCCCCGCTGAGAATCGATTCAAGGACATTTTATCACACACTCCCAGGACACACAGCCCCTCCCCCATTTTAAGCCCTTTTAAATCCTTTCGGTGCTATCAATCATCAACAAGTTAACCCCACAAAAGGGCAAACCATCCGAGTCCCTGCTTACAAAAACTGTCACACAATGAAACATTATCTCAGAACACACACAACGCCCACACGTACGCTGGCGACAAAGGGTTCAAAGGCCTCAACAAACGGACCCGGATGGGTAGTGGGCCCTAACTAGCCCGCCATTAGTTAGATTATTGGGCCCAAATGTGCAATTTGATTCCATCGTCCTTTGAGACGCCGCGCGTGTAATTAGAAATGGGGCAAAATGGATTCTTCTTCGTAATGAGAAACGGCAGTAGAGCCTTTAAAGTTTACACTCGACTGAATAGCCGATGTGGAACGAGGACTACGACTCTGCCAGCCTGTCAAACGGCTATGACAAATGAATGCCAGTCTTGTCCTGGTCAAAGGTGTCTCATAGCCGCAAGGACACTTCATGGAGCCTGACCGGAGGAGCGGCAAAGCGGACAGCTCATGACGGGCGAGTTGATTGCATTGCCTATGGATCCgcaaaaaaaagcgaaatgATGGGGAAATCGACAGTGAGAgaaatttttagattttcatGATCAAAATAGTTAGTAGTAATTTGTAATCAAACATCAAAAGTATCGGGTATCATATAGTTAAAGGTTCTACCAAGGCACTAAACTAAATCAATgcatattttcttatattattcttaaaatgGATGCTCTATTTTCTATATGAAAGTGAATCAGGAGCTCGCGAACAATAACAACTTCATGGAAACCAAATAACAAATAACCAAATGAAGCAAAAACTTTAACTTGCTGATGAAGAAAAACGGGGGaaaaatccacaaaaaaaTCCTTCTTTTCATTCACTGGTAATGGAAGGTACAAAGGACGGTTcgaacttttatttatttacctgaaatttaatttatgctctgaaattgaaatgaaaaccTACAAATAAAAACTACAAAGTCTACATTACAATTAATGATGTTTGCGaattaattatgaaaatatCAAGGAGATTTTTTACCTTTAAgcctttaaaaaaatcatttcagagttgtaaggataaacaataaaaatgcagaaaaataacaTATTTGCATCAACATCTATTCAGATGTGGAttggttttccttttttttgcatttgaaTTAGAATTTGCTTAAATTGGATTCCTCTGTTGGCCTTTTATTAAAGAGAAATCATTTGATGACCTTGTTTTTTGTGAAAAGATTAAAAAgttcttttattttcagtgAAAATGAACTCCCAAcaaaagcttttaaaaaaacaacaagattGTGTCCAAATTGGAGACAAAGTAGAGCTCACAATCAAGTAATCTTAAGGACATCTTTTCTTGccattttaattgttttcagCTGAGATGTCCTTGAAGCTAACAATGTCGTTTATAATATTCATGGCCGCCTGTTAATCAAGTTACCTGAGAATTGCAGGCCACAAGCAATTTCCTCAATGGGACAATGGTTCCATTTAAGATCGTTCTCGTTTCATGCCACACATAATCAGAAATGTGGATACATTTGACGGCGACTTGCCACCAAGGAGGGGGGGATTCGGGGTTGCAACATTGTCATCACATGTGTTGCAAACTGAAATTTCACTTTCAAAGAAGCCAAAAGCgttgctgatgatgatgatgatgaggcgGCTGGTTGGCAGAGAGTTATGTAAAGGGGGAGCTGCTGGATGGATCACTGGATGCCTTGGCCTTAACTGCAACTTCCACTTGCACTTCCACTTCAGCTATCATACCACTCCCCACTTTCCGCCCCCTTTCTCACCACCCTTTGTTGCATTACGAGGCGCCGTTTTTCTGGCCGTAAAAGGAGGCAACGCATGACGGCAGCTTTGGCATTTAACAAGCCACGGCACAAGGCACGGCCCAAAACACAGCACAAAACACTAGAAAGTGATAtactttgaaaaataatttaaggACTTGGGATTTAAAAGAATTATTAACgaaggttttttaaattatcacCTATAATTGGGATAAGTCTTATGAGGATAAGTGGGATAAGTCTTATGAGCTTCCCAACTATCTAATACCTGGTACtgctctacaaaaaaaaaagataataattaatCCTTACACTTAATCATTGAAGatagtattttattattattattattagtatttaattaaaatattgacCAGTGTACCGAGAGAGAGATACC of the Drosophila ananassae strain 14024-0371.13 chromosome 2R, ASM1763931v2, whole genome shotgun sequence genome contains:
- the LOC6493580 gene encoding receptor-type guanylate cyclase Gyc76C isoform X2; its protein translation is MCGFANELCKKDDTHYTSTVAAVVLGVLLFCSGVITMSIYRKWKIELEIEGLLWKIDSNEIKGYTGNDIVSSPSKVSLMSAQSYGSRWTNQFVTSTGQLRGAVVRIKELKFPRKRDISREIMKEMRLLRELRHDNINSFIGACVEPTRVLLVTDFCAKGSLYDIIENEDIKLDDLFIASLIHDLIKGMIYIHNSQLIYHGNLKSSNCVVTSRWMLQVTDFGLHELRQCAENESIGEHQHYRNQLWRAPELLRNHIHGSQKGDVYAFAIIMYEIFSRKGPFGQTNFEPKQIVDFVMRVPMEGEDPFRPEVESIIEAESCPDYVLACIKECWAEEPEERPDFSAIRNRLKKMRGGKTKNIMDQMMEMMEKYANNLEDIVTERTRLLCEEKLKTEDLLHRMLPQSVAEKLTMGQGVEPVSYDLVTIYFSDIVGFTAMSAESTPLQVVNFLNDLYTVFDRIIRGYDVYKVETIGDAYMVVSGLPIKNGDRHAGEIASMALELLQAVKQHRIAHRPKETLKLRIGMHTGPVVAGVVGLTMPRYCLFGDTVNTASRMESNGEALKIHISNKCKLALDKLGGGYITEKRGLVNMKGKGEVVTWWLTGANENAIQKKPVDMMDMPPPLFSRPRKSPKLNPDSRQPSIQAMHFCGTGSRRQSSVPRPADVESTYSLQGSVRDSPRMINKRDRDRDRDRERERPSINGHFVGGALLESAQASLSTLNHSETNETNCDMDGGVGSGSGSGSGLVRQPNALHKPLAMVRPHRIISAAQLPQLGDHEDDSAAEMLLRESRSLDPMPLQHLRKRHERVKLPPSKLSKNNSRSLDTGVSLISGNPNGDVGSSQLELDDEMSANPVDATDGYDDELGLLMRRDNGQPPTLRYSGSFPNAQISIIPAGAGGGRNCGKHLNNNCNGGITIEDDLESPLLQRQASLSVPPEEMMAHNKRWHSLEHMDGPGGHGGNSVSYAADIDNRQPGNLDFLGGGTSHQQRSRAVAGGGSKLTNWMSNFFKGNGVRSGEARRVGILPSGVQGARTGFTDMTAASGARDRESIV